From the Sulfuriferula nivalis genome, the window GGCACCTGGACCGGCTATTACGATGCGGCTGGTCAGGCTGTTACTGAAGCTGATGCTGCTGGCTGGAATATGATGCTTTATAAACCCATAGGTAGCTCGCGCCCAGCCGGTAATTTCCTGATTTCTGATACTGATTACGTTGAAGTGCTCACCGAAATCGATATTCAGACACCGATACCAGCCAAAGTGCAGGAATTGCGTACTGGCCGACACTTTTTGTTTTTGGGCTGCCGCTTCAATGACCAGTTGCAGCGCACCTTTGCACGTCAGGTGATGAAACGTTCCTCAGATCACCACTGGGCAGTATTGCCAGGCGAGCTTACTCGTAACGAATTACGCTTTCTCGAAGAGCAAAATATCCAGCACATCGATATGCCGCTGGAGCAATTTGTCGCGTTATTAACGGACAAAGCGCTGGAAGTGCATTCTTAAATCAACTTAAAACAGGAGTTTCAAACATGCCCATGCTTACCATTAAACCCAGCGGTAAAACTGTAGAAGCCGAAGCAGGAATGAGTCTGCTTGCTGCCATACTTGCAGCTGGTGAATCTATTGCACATAAATGTGAAAGTAAGGCGGAGTGTGGTTCCTGCCACATTTACGTTACTGAAGGTCGCAAAACCTTGTCAAAAATCCAGCGTTTGGAAAACGAAAAACTCGACTCTATCGTCGGTGTAAGTTCCAAT encodes:
- a CDS encoding SIR2 family NAD-dependent protein deacylase — encoded protein: MTTQTTLPPQIISGLASGHVIPYFGPGVLDLIPGGSPVPAAPEALAAILTAKVTVPHKIRNRLTAAAQFIENFKHRKTLTTYMREAFAPQVTPSSLHTYFASLPNLPLWVDAWYDDATQNALAGRNDWGQVQGLSQSEHFGTWTGYYDAAGQAVTEADAAGWNMMLYKPIGSSRPAGNFLISDTDYVEVLTEIDIQTPIPAKVQELRTGRHFLFLGCRFNDQLQRTFARQVMKRSSDHHWAVLPGELTRNELRFLEEQNIQHIDMPLEQFVALLTDKALEVHS
- a CDS encoding 2Fe-2S iron-sulfur cluster-binding protein; the protein is MPMLTIKPSGKTVEAEAGMSLLAAILAAGESIAHKCESKAECGSCHIYVTEGRKTLSKIQRLENEKLDSIVGVSSNSRLACQALLGTENVTVELLSFV